The sequence AGTGTTTTGAGTCTAACGGCTTGATTAGCGACACGGTAAAAGAAGACGGCCAAGGCCGAGTGTTGCTGATTGACGGCGGTGGCTCTTTACGTCGTGCCTTGCTTGATGCAGACATTGCCGAAACCGCAGCCGACAATGGCTGGGAAGGCATTATTTGCTATGGTTGTGTGCGCGAGGTAGATGCGCTGGAAGATCTGGATATTGGCATTCAAGCCTTGGCGTCTATCCCTGTGGGTGCGGATGCCAACGACATAGGTGAGCTGCAAGTACCGGTTAACTTTGGCGGCGTGACTTTCTTGCCCGCCGACTATGTCTATGCGGATACCACTGGGGTGATCTTATCGCCGGAACCCTTGGATATCGAAGATGAAGGCGATTACGACGGCGAGTACCACGAAAGCGAAGACGACGACCAAGCCTAAACATAGTCGTAAGCTGTCAGTTAGCGATAAAAACTAACCAGAGCTAAAACAAAAGGCCAACCCCATGGGGTTGGCCTTTTTGCATGGCGCTTTATGCAACGTTGAGCAATACAGGTCGCGATAGGTATTGCGCCTCTCGCTTTAGCCATCACTGCTCACGGCGAAATTATGCGCTTTCTTCTACCTGATCAATTTTACCTAACAAGACACGTAAACGGTCTTGCCAAGCTTCATGCTGTTGCTTGAGCTGCTGATTATCTTGCTCAAGCTGAGTATGGCTTTGCTTGAGTTGCTGATTTTCTTCGCCTAACTGGCTGTTCAGCTCTTTTAACTCTTCAACTTCCATTTGCAGCAAATCAATAGTGTCTACGGCCGACAGTATTTTGGCTTCCAGCTTTTCTAATACATCAAAAGACATGCATTCACCTCTAAAATAACGGTTGTCCGGCCTGCTGGCCGCTAATAGCAACGAGGATACAGCGGCATTTGCTTGACAACAAGTAGCCACTGCGTTTGCAACGCAGATTAGAGGATATTTATCTGCTCTGCGTCAATAAAAGTCCTAAATATTTTGGTTCATATCAAAAGAAGGCATATCGGAGCAAGGTCGCCCTACTGCACGCGCCGGCACCCCAGCCACCGTAGTGTGCGGCGGAACAGATTCTAACACCACACTGCCGGCCCCCACTTTGGCCCCACAGCCCACTTCTATATTACCCAAAATTTTTGCGCCCGCACCTATCATCACCCCTTGACGAATTTTCGGGTGTCGATCGCCGCCCGCCTTACCTGTGCCGCCTAAGGTGACATTTTGTAAGATAGAAACGTCGTCTTCAATCACAGCTGTTTCACCCACTACAATACCGGTGGCATGGTCAAACATAATCCCTTTGCCGATGCGCGCCGCTGGGTGTACATCCACCCCAAACACCACCGAAATCTGATTTTGCAAATAGGTAGCCAAGGCGCGGCGACCATGGCGCCACAACCAATTAGCTATACGGTGACCCTGTAGCGCATGAAAGCCTTTTAGATACAAAAGCGGCGTGGAAAATAAGTCCACCGCCGGATCCCGCTCTTGAACCGCACAAATGTCGGTGGCGGCAATATCTAAGATGCAGGGCTCTGCATCCATTACCGACTCTATCACCTCACGCAGGCTGATAGCAGGCATCACCGAGCTCTCTAGCTTATTAGCCAGAATAAAGCTCAGTGAGCACTTTAATGTCTCATGGTTGAGAATAGTCGAATAATAAAAGCTACCTAACATGGGCTCTTCTGCAATCATCCAGCGTGCTTCTTCGCGGATGCGCAACCAAGTACTAGCTTGAATGCCGTCTTCCATGGGTTAAACCTTGTCTACTGTAAAAAGTGGTGTTCATACCCCAGCAGGGGCCAGGACCGATAATGGGTCCATATGAATAATAATATCGGTGTGCGGAAATAGCTGCTCCAGCTTTCGCTCGGTTTGCAGAACAATCTGATGCGCTTGCACTAAGGGCAAATGATCATCCAGCTCCAAGTGCAATTGAATAAAGCGGGTCACGCCCGATTGGCGAGTGCGCAAGTCATGCAAACCGTGCACCCCAGCGACGCTTAAACACACCTCAATAATGCGCCTTTGCTCGTCATCCGGCAACTGATGATCTAACAACATCTGTACCGCATCATAGCCAATTTGAAGCGCGCCTTTCAGGATATAGCCGCCAATTAATAACGCAAATAACCCGTCCGCCCAATGAAAGCCTTGCCAAGCCAGACCAAGGGCCAGCAACACACCCACGTTCAATAAGATGTCTGATCGGTAGTGCAGTTGATCGGCACGGATGGCCACCGAATTGGTTTTTTTGATCACATAACTCTGATAAAGCACCAACACTAAAGTGACCAATATCGAAAACAAGATCACGCCAATGCCAAGCCCTGCATGACTGACGGTTTGCGTGTTTAACAAGCGAGAGATACCGGTGATCATCAGGAAAATAGCCGAGGCACTAATAAACGCCGATTGCGCCAAGCCCGCTAATGACTCCGCCTTACCATGACCAAAGCTGTGCTCTTTATCCGCCGGCATCAAGGCGTAACGAATGGCCATCAAGTTAATAAAGGAAGCACTAATATCCAACAATGAGTCGGTGAGCG comes from Oceanisphaera profunda and encodes:
- the rraA gene encoding ribonuclease E activity regulator RraA, giving the protein MEYNTSELCDTYIDMVDVVEPMFSSFGGRNSFGGSITTIKCFESNGLISDTVKEDGQGRVLLIDGGGSLRRALLDADIAETAADNGWEGIICYGCVREVDALEDLDIGIQALASIPVGADANDIGELQVPVNFGGVTFLPADYVYADTTGVILSPEPLDIEDEGDYDGEYHESEDDDQA
- the zapB gene encoding cell division protein ZapB, with protein sequence MSFDVLEKLEAKILSAVDTIDLLQMEVEELKELNSQLGEENQQLKQSHTQLEQDNQQLKQQHEAWQDRLRVLLGKIDQVEESA
- the cysE gene encoding serine O-acetyltransferase; the protein is MEDGIQASTWLRIREEARWMIAEEPMLGSFYYSTILNHETLKCSLSFILANKLESSVMPAISLREVIESVMDAEPCILDIAATDICAVQERDPAVDLFSTPLLYLKGFHALQGHRIANWLWRHGRRALATYLQNQISVVFGVDVHPAARIGKGIMFDHATGIVVGETAVIEDDVSILQNVTLGGTGKAGGDRHPKIRQGVMIGAGAKILGNIEVGCGAKVGAGSVVLESVPPHTTVAGVPARAVGRPCSDMPSFDMNQNI
- a CDS encoding cation diffusion facilitator family transporter, with product MNSKDEVISETSTYERLVTRAAKAAMVAAGLMIVTKLLAWFSTDSASMLASLTDSLLDISASFINLMAIRYALMPADKEHSFGHGKAESLAGLAQSAFISASAIFLMITGISRLLNTQTVSHAGLGIGVILFSILVTLVLVLYQSYVIKKTNSVAIRADQLHYRSDILLNVGVLLALGLAWQGFHWADGLFALLIGGYILKGALQIGYDAVQMLLDHQLPDDEQRRIIEVCLSVAGVHGLHDLRTRQSGVTRFIQLHLELDDHLPLVQAHQIVLQTERKLEQLFPHTDIIIHMDPLSVLAPAGV